A DNA window from Shewanella baltica contains the following coding sequences:
- a CDS encoding prepilin-type N-terminal cleavage/methylation domain-containing protein, whose protein sequence is MMIQHSDKLIQRHQTGFTLIELVVVIIVLGILAVVALPKFINVQQDAQIATVKAAGGGFKSAINLARSVWAVKVGSGPKEDLPVFGTAQSEQVDFNAFGWPAQHYIFGNEASPSLDNVEDCISVWEVLFQNTQPSVSRLNVDATETDYKASYTNPGKCTYFYRTNDKLSISYDSQTGVVITDTDPNS, encoded by the coding sequence ATGATGATCCAACATTCTGATAAATTGATACAACGACATCAAACGGGTTTCACCTTAATAGAGCTTGTGGTGGTCATCATAGTGCTCGGTATTTTAGCGGTAGTGGCCCTGCCAAAATTTATCAATGTGCAGCAAGATGCGCAAATCGCCACAGTCAAAGCCGCAGGCGGTGGCTTTAAGTCAGCCATTAATCTGGCCCGCTCCGTTTGGGCGGTAAAAGTGGGCTCAGGTCCAAAAGAAGACTTACCCGTATTTGGCACTGCGCAATCTGAACAAGTGGATTTTAACGCCTTCGGCTGGCCTGCACAGCACTATATCTTTGGTAATGAAGCCTCACCGTCGCTTGATAATGTCGAAGACTGTATCTCAGTATGGGAAGTATTATTCCAAAATACCCAACCGAGTGTCTCGCGCTTAAATGTTGATGCGACAGAAACCGACTACAAAGCCAGTTATACCAATCCTGGCAAGTGCACTTATTTCTATCGAACAAACGACAAACTCTCGATCAGTTATGACTCCCAAACCGGAGTCGTCATTACCGACACAGATCCCAATAGTTAA
- a CDS encoding threonine/serine exporter family protein yields MYADTQNDITRQVVRAAQLLLAYGAESDLVEEISQRLGQALGLASVELSISSNSLVLTSLVHGRCITTTRRIREHGINMTIVCELQRICLLAEKGLYGPNEVRKRLARIEPKTYPPSLVVFMIGLSCASFCHLFKGDLISCVITFFAAAVGMSVRLAIAKQHFNLLVNFAVTAFVTSMLAQTGYVFALSETPKAAMAASVLMLVPGFPMINAISDMVKGHMNVGISRWGHATLLTVSSVIGITIAMQIGGIFL; encoded by the coding sequence GTGTACGCAGATACTCAAAATGATATTACTCGGCAAGTTGTGCGTGCTGCACAACTGCTACTGGCCTACGGCGCAGAATCTGATTTAGTTGAAGAAATCAGCCAGCGTCTAGGTCAGGCTTTAGGCCTTGCCAGCGTAGAGCTCTCTATTTCCTCCAATTCCCTCGTGTTAACCAGTTTAGTTCATGGTCGCTGTATCACTACGACTCGTCGTATTCGTGAGCATGGCATTAATATGACCATAGTTTGTGAATTACAACGCATCTGTTTATTAGCTGAAAAAGGTCTGTATGGCCCCAACGAAGTCCGTAAACGTTTGGCGCGGATTGAGCCTAAAACCTATCCTCCTAGTTTAGTTGTCTTCATGATTGGCCTGTCTTGTGCCAGTTTTTGTCACCTTTTTAAGGGTGATCTTATCTCGTGTGTGATTACCTTTTTTGCCGCAGCTGTGGGCATGTCGGTACGTTTAGCGATTGCTAAGCAGCATTTTAATTTATTGGTTAACTTTGCCGTCACGGCTTTCGTCACCAGTATGTTGGCTCAAACTGGCTATGTGTTTGCATTGAGTGAAACGCCTAAAGCAGCTATGGCCGCGAGTGTGCTAATGCTGGTGCCGGGTTTTCCGATGATCAATGCGATTTCTGACATGGTGAAAGGGCATATGAATGTCGGCATCTCCCGTTGGGGCCATGCGACCTTGCTGACCGTTTCTTCTGTGATAGGCATTACGATTGCGATGCAGATCGGCGGGATTTTCCTATGA
- the ispB gene encoding octaprenyl diphosphate synthase produces the protein MDLNAIRQLADTDMQAVNQLIYKQLESDVALINQLGFYIINGGGKRLRPLLSVLAARAVSYEGEAHLKLAAIIEFIHTASLLHDDVVDESTLRRGRETANALFGNSASVLVGDFLYTRSFQMMTELDSMKVLRVLADTTNVLAEGEVLQLMNCNDPDTTEESYMRVIYCKTAKLFEAATLLAGVLAGATPEQETALGNYGKYLGTAFQLTDDLLDYTADSDELGKNIGDDLAEGKPTLPLIYAIAHGTDEEKHLIRQAIEQGDGTQAIDKIVAALHHCGALNYTQQKAIEESEKAIEALSILPDSDYKQALVALAKISVDRNH, from the coding sequence ATGGATTTAAACGCTATTCGTCAACTGGCTGACACTGATATGCAAGCAGTCAATCAGCTGATATATAAACAGCTTGAATCAGATGTCGCCCTAATTAATCAATTAGGTTTTTACATTATTAATGGTGGTGGTAAACGTCTTCGTCCTCTGCTGTCGGTATTAGCCGCACGTGCGGTGAGCTACGAAGGCGAAGCGCATCTTAAGCTAGCGGCGATTATTGAGTTTATCCATACGGCCTCATTGCTCCACGATGATGTAGTTGATGAATCGACATTGCGCCGCGGACGAGAAACCGCCAACGCACTGTTCGGCAATAGCGCCAGCGTGCTGGTCGGGGATTTTCTTTATACCCGTTCATTCCAGATGATGACTGAACTCGACAGCATGAAAGTGCTCAGAGTGTTAGCGGATACCACGAACGTGTTGGCCGAGGGCGAAGTCTTACAACTGATGAATTGCAACGATCCTGATACCACAGAAGAAAGCTATATGCGGGTCATTTATTGTAAAACAGCTAAGTTGTTTGAAGCGGCTACTCTGCTTGCGGGTGTGTTAGCGGGTGCGACGCCAGAGCAAGAAACCGCCTTAGGTAACTATGGTAAGTATCTTGGTACCGCCTTCCAGCTTACCGACGATTTACTCGACTATACCGCCGACAGTGATGAGCTAGGCAAGAACATAGGTGATGACCTTGCTGAAGGTAAACCAACTCTGCCACTCATCTATGCCATTGCCCATGGCACAGACGAAGAGAAACACCTCATACGTCAAGCAATTGAGCAAGGCGATGGTACACAGGCCATAGATAAAATAGTGGCAGCACTGCACCATTGCGGCGCGTTAAACTACACCCAGCAAAAAGCGATTGAAGAATCAGAGAAAGCCATCGAGGCATTATCGATTCTACCCGACAGCGACTACAAGCAAGCCTTAGTTGCGCTAGCTAAGATTTCGGTCGACCGTAATCATTGA
- the cgtA gene encoding Obg family GTPase CgtA gives MKFVDEAVIRVEAGDGGSGCVSFRREKYVPDGGPDGGDGGDGGSVFLQADENFNTLIEFRFERFHMAERGENGRGRDCTGHSGKDLILKVPVGTRAVDHDTEEVLGDLTTHGQKLLVAKGGFHGLGNTRFKSSTNRAPRQKTLGTPGEVRSLKLELLLLADVGLLGMPNAGKSTFIRAVSRATPKVADYPFTTLVPNLGVVNPRPGQSFVIADIPGLIEGAADGAGLGIRFLKHLERCRILLHIIDIEPIDGTDPVESARAIVGELEKYSPKLASKPRWLVFNKTDLLLEEELQQKVDRIVKEMGWEGDVYTISAYNRDGTNELALKLLDYIASLPPEDNEIDPDSEVEFKWDNYHQANLDSVNEDYVDEDDDDDFDDDDYDVEVIYQR, from the coding sequence ATGAAGTTTGTCGATGAGGCAGTAATTAGGGTCGAAGCAGGCGACGGCGGTAGCGGTTGTGTTAGCTTTAGGCGCGAAAAGTATGTACCTGATGGTGGTCCTGATGGTGGTGATGGTGGCGACGGCGGCAGTGTTTTCCTGCAAGCTGACGAAAACTTCAACACTTTGATCGAGTTCCGTTTTGAACGTTTTCACATGGCTGAACGTGGCGAAAATGGTCGTGGCCGTGATTGTACCGGTCACAGCGGTAAAGATTTGATCTTAAAAGTTCCTGTTGGTACTCGCGCGGTCGATCATGATACTGAAGAAGTCCTTGGGGATTTAACGACCCACGGTCAAAAGCTATTGGTTGCCAAAGGTGGTTTCCATGGTTTAGGTAACACCCGTTTTAAGAGCAGTACTAACCGTGCCCCACGTCAAAAGACGTTAGGAACACCTGGTGAAGTTCGTAGCCTTAAATTAGAGTTGTTACTGCTGGCTGACGTTGGTTTGCTTGGCATGCCTAACGCGGGTAAGTCGACATTCATTCGTGCGGTTTCCCGTGCAACGCCGAAAGTGGCTGATTATCCGTTTACAACACTAGTGCCTAACTTAGGTGTGGTTAATCCACGTCCTGGTCAAAGCTTTGTGATCGCGGATATTCCAGGTCTTATCGAAGGCGCAGCCGATGGTGCTGGTTTAGGTATTCGCTTCTTAAAGCATCTTGAGCGTTGTCGTATTCTACTGCACATCATCGACATTGAGCCTATTGACGGAACCGATCCGGTTGAGTCTGCGCGCGCTATCGTTGGTGAGCTTGAGAAGTACTCTCCAAAGTTGGCGAGCAAGCCACGTTGGTTAGTCTTTAACAAAACCGATTTGCTGCTTGAAGAAGAGCTGCAACAAAAGGTTGATCGCATCGTTAAAGAAATGGGTTGGGAAGGCGACGTTTACACTATTTCTGCCTACAACCGCGACGGCACTAATGAGTTGGCATTAAAGCTCCTCGATTATATTGCGAGCTTGCCACCAGAAGACAATGAAATCGACCCAGACAGTGAAGTCGAGTTCAAGTGGGATAATTATCATCAAGCTAACTTAGATTCTGTAAATGAAGACTATGTTGATGAAGATGATGACGACGACTTTGATGATGACGACTACGACGTAGAAGTTATTTACCAGAGATAA
- the rplU gene encoding 50S ribosomal protein L21 gives MYAVFQSGGKQHRVAEGHTVRLEKLEVATGETIEFDQVLLIADGETVHVGAPLVAGGKVVAEVVSHGRGDKVTIVKFRRRKHHDKKMGHRQWFTEVKITAINA, from the coding sequence ATGTACGCTGTTTTTCAAAGTGGTGGTAAACAACACCGTGTAGCCGAAGGCCACACTGTTCGTTTAGAAAAGTTAGAAGTTGCAACTGGCGAAACTATCGAATTCGATCAAGTTCTTTTGATCGCTGATGGCGAAACAGTGCATGTTGGTGCTCCTTTAGTAGCTGGCGGTAAAGTCGTTGCTGAAGTTGTAAGTCACGGTCGTGGCGATAAAGTAACTATCGTTAAGTTCCGTCGTCGTAAGCATCACGACAAGAAAATGGGCCACCGTCAGTGGTTCACTGAAGTTAAAATTACTGCTATCAACGCATAA
- the ung gene encoding uracil-DNA glycosylase has product MTQATWQTFIDEQRALPYFQQLSAFVDNERRAGKVVYPPEADVFNAFTMTPLEKVKVVLIGQDPYHGPDQAHGLCFSVKRGIKPPPSLANMYKELATDIDGFTIPSHGDLSAWAEQGILMLNTVLTVEQGKAHSHAKAGWEVFTTAVLELLNRQTQPIIFVLWGSHAIKKGQVINAPQHQVLTGPHPSPLSAYRGFFGCGHFSQVNQLLLERGEAPIRWQV; this is encoded by the coding sequence GTGACTCAGGCGACATGGCAAACATTTATCGATGAGCAAAGGGCTTTGCCTTATTTTCAGCAACTAAGTGCATTTGTAGACAATGAACGTAGGGCTGGGAAAGTGGTTTATCCCCCCGAAGCCGATGTTTTTAATGCTTTTACTATGACTCCGCTTGAAAAGGTTAAAGTGGTATTGATTGGCCAAGATCCCTATCACGGCCCAGATCAAGCCCATGGTTTATGCTTTTCGGTCAAACGCGGTATTAAACCGCCGCCTTCCTTAGCCAATATGTACAAGGAATTAGCGACAGATATTGATGGCTTTACCATTCCATCCCACGGGGATTTATCCGCATGGGCGGAGCAGGGGATATTAATGCTCAATACGGTGCTGACCGTTGAGCAAGGCAAGGCGCACTCCCATGCCAAAGCGGGTTGGGAAGTGTTTACGACTGCCGTGCTGGAATTATTAAATCGCCAGACTCAGCCGATTATCTTCGTGCTTTGGGGCAGTCATGCCATCAAAAAAGGTCAAGTGATTAACGCACCGCAACATCAAGTGCTTACTGGGCCGCATCCTTCACCTTTATCGGCCTATCGGGGTTTTTTTGGCTGTGGGCATTTTTCTCAAGTGAATCAATTATTACTTGAGCGGGGCGAGGCGCCGATCCGCTGGCAGGTTTAA
- the rpmA gene encoding 50S ribosomal protein L27, with amino-acid sequence MAHKKAGGSTRNGRDSESKRLGVKRFGGESVLAGNIIVRQRGTKFHAGVNVGIGRDHTLFALTDGKVKFEVKGANNRKFISIEA; translated from the coding sequence ATGGCACATAAAAAAGCTGGCGGTTCTACTCGTAACGGCCGCGATTCAGAAAGTAAACGTCTAGGTGTTAAGCGCTTTGGCGGTGAATCAGTTCTAGCTGGTAACATTATCGTTCGTCAACGTGGTACTAAATTCCACGCTGGTGTAAACGTAGGTATTGGTCGTGACCATACTCTGTTTGCTCTGACTGACGGTAAAGTGAAATTCGAAGTTAAAGGCGCTAATAACCGTAAGTTTATTAGCATCGAAGCTTAA
- a CDS encoding threonine/serine exporter family protein: MMELLITLLHDAFFSAIPAVGFAMVFNVPKRFLPYCALAGAIGHSSRTLMLQFGLPIEWATFAAAAIVGIITIGFGKRHLAPPLMYAVAAIIPMIPGTYAFNTVIALVQLTAQSQVSPELTAQVISNGLKTVFILGALAVGLAMPSLLYFRTRPVIQ; this comes from the coding sequence ATGATGGAACTACTGATAACGCTGCTGCACGATGCTTTTTTCTCAGCAATTCCTGCCGTGGGATTTGCTATGGTGTTTAATGTTCCTAAACGATTTCTTCCCTATTGCGCCTTAGCGGGAGCCATTGGTCATAGCTCGCGTACCTTAATGCTACAGTTTGGTTTACCGATTGAGTGGGCCACCTTTGCCGCGGCTGCAATCGTCGGGATTATTACGATAGGGTTTGGAAAACGCCATTTAGCACCACCTTTAATGTATGCTGTCGCCGCTATTATTCCTATGATCCCAGGCACTTATGCCTTTAATACCGTTATTGCCTTAGTGCAACTGACTGCTCAGTCTCAGGTGAGTCCTGAACTGACGGCGCAAGTGATTAGTAATGGCCTCAAAACCGTCTTTATTCTCGGGGCGTTAGCTGTGGGGCTGGCCATGCCGAGCTTGCTGTATTTCAGAACCCGCCCCGTCATTCAATAA